DNA from Pelagibacterium nitratireducens:
TGGGTAGTTTGACTGGGGCGGTCGCCTCCCAAAGAGTAACGGAGGCGCGCGATGGTGGGCTCAGACCGGTCGGAAATCGGTCGTTGAGTGCAATGGCATAAGCCTGCCTGACTGCGAGACTGACAAGTCGAGCAGAGACGAAAGTCGGTCATAGTGATCCGGTGGTCCCGCGTGGAAGGGCCATCGCTCAACGGATAAAAGGTACGCCGGGGATAACAGGCTGATGATGCCCAAGAGTCCTTATCGACGGCATCGTTTGGCACCTCGATGTCGGCTCATCACATCCTGGGGCTGGAGCAGGTCCCAAGGGTACGGCTGTTCGCCGTTTAAAGTGGTACGTGAGCTGGGTTTAGAACGTCGTGAGACAGTTCGGTCCCTATCTGCCGTGGGTGTTGGAATATTGAGAGGAGCTGTCCCTAGTACGAGAGGACCGGGATGGACGAACCTCTGGTGGACCTGTTGTGGCGCCAGCCGCAGTGCAGGGTAGCTAAGTTCGGACGGGATAACTGCTGAAAGCATCTAAGCAGGAAGCCTCCCTCAAAACCAGTATTCCCTATCAGAGCCGTGGAAGACCACCACGTTGATAGGCTGGGTGTGGAAGCGCAGCAATGTGTGAAGCTTACCAGTACTAATAGCTCGATCGGCTTGATCGTTCTCATTTACCTATAACCGCAACACCCAAACGTGTTGCAGATCAATAAAGACCAGTTTCCCCAGCGAGTTTTATCGATCTGGTGGCTATGGCGAAGTGCCCAGAACCCGATCCCATTCCGAACTCGACCGTTAAACACTTCAGCGCCAATGGTACTGTGTCTTAAGGCACGGGAGAGTAGGTCGCCGCCAGATCTATAAAACCCGCTGGAAAACCCTTCTCAATACACAATCACAAAAAGCCCCCGGTCACCCCGGGGGCTTTTTGCGTTCCAATAAGACCACCCAGTCCCAAACAAACCGAGCAAGCCATCAACGCCCCGTTTCATTTGCGTGCATCGCGCACCGCAGCGCGAGGCGGTACGATAGTGAGGTTGGCAATGGCGGAAAACCGGCTTATTGCGGGCCTACGAATGAGACCACCCAGAGGACATACAATGGCCCGCTACCATTCCTACGACCCCGCCGAGGGCCATGGACTGCCCCATGATCCGATCAAGGCCATCATCGCTCCACGGCCGATCGGCTGGGTATCCTCGCTCGACAAGAATGGGCACCCCAACCTCGCGCCCTACAGCTTTTTCAACATCTTCTGTTCGGCGCCGCCCATCCTTATCTTCGGCAGCGAAGGGCGAAAGGATTCGATCAACAACATCGAGGCCACCGGGGAATTCGTCTACAATCTGGCGAGCCGGAGGCAGGCCGAGGCGATGAATATCAGTTCGGGGTCGTTTGCTCCCGGCGTCGATGAGTTCAACGAGGCCGGACTTGAAAAGCTTGCGTCCGAGACCGTCGGGTCGCCACGGGTTGGTGGAGCGCCGGCGAGTTTTGAATGCAAGCTGCTCGAGGTCAAGGCGCTGGTCGATCTGGATGGAAACCGTCTGGAGCGCGAACTTGTGATCGGGCAGGTGGTGCGGGTTCATATCGATGCAGACTACCTCACCGATGGCCTGTTCGACATTGAAAAGGCAGGGACAATCGCCCGGTGCGGCTATCGTGGCGACTATGTGGAGGTCACATCGGTCTTTGAGATGCTGCGACCGGTAGTCGGACGGTAAGGCTTCCTTAAGCGCTGTGGCCGCACCTGCCCTTATCCTGTCCAAAATTGGTCGCGATCGTGCGGCAGGACAGGCACTCGATACAGTTTTCTTCAAATCATCACGGCTGCAATGAAAGTTTCACGTCGCCATTTTATGGGCACCGCTGGTGCGTTTGCGCTCGCCGGAGGCCTGTTCCCAAGCGCAGCGCAGGCCGTATCTCTCATGGATCCGTTCAACCTGCCTACGGCGGTCGATGGCGGGGTGATGAAAATGGGGGATGGTATAGCCTATGCCGGCGGCCCGCGTGGCAAGCTCGATGTGTATGTGCAGCAGAACCCCAAGGGCAACGCACCGGTCGTGATGTTCATCTATGGCGGCGGCTGGAGCCGGGGAGAGCGTTGGGAATATGATTTCGTGGGTCGCGCGTTTGCGTCGCGGGGCTTTGTTACGGTCATTGCCGATTATCGGCTGGTTCCCGAAGTCACCTATCCTGCCTTTCTCTACGATATTGCGGTCGCGGCCAAATGGGTGGAAGACAATATCGCGACCTTCGGGGGTAATCCCGACAAGCTGTTTTTGGCCGGACATTCGGCGGGAGCCTATAACGCGGTGATGCTGGGGCTCGATCCGACCTTCCTGCGCGAGGCGGGATCGACCCTCAAGGTGCGCGGCATCGCCGGTCTTGCCGGCCCCTACGATTTCTATCCATTCGAATTCAACGAGGTGCGAGAAGCGTTCGGCTATGCGCCCAACCCCGAGGGCACTCAGCCGGTTCGGCTTGTAACTCCAGCAGCACCGCCGATGTTTCTGGCGGCGGGAAATCTCGATCTGATCGTCAAGACCGACAACACGACGGCTCTTGCTGCAAAGCTGCGCGAAAACAACGTGCCGGTCGATGAGCGCTATTATGACGGGATCGGGCATATGGAGATCGTTACCGCTCTGGGGGCGATGCTGCGCTGGCGCGCGCCGGTGCTCGACGATGTCGTCAACTTCTTCTCCAGCCTCGGGGCGCTCGACGCTTAAGGCGGTCAAACCGGCTTGGGGACCAGACTGAATGAAACCATGTGGCCCGTTCAAACGTAACAAGGGCATGGATTTCAAAACGCGTGCCCTTGTCTGGGCGGGAGCACTGATGATGGGGGCGATTTCGGGGCTTTTCGGATTTGCCAATGCGTTTTCGCCCGTCGGTGTCTTCAACGCGCTGGTTCCCAAGGATGGCGGTGTTACAATCGAGCGCAACATACCGTTCGGTGTTCACCCGCGGCAAAAGCTCGATATCTATCGGCCCACCAATGACGCGACCGGACTTCCGGTCATCTATTTCAGCTATGGCGGCGGCTGGGAATCCGGCGACAAGGAAGAGTACAGCTTTGTCGGCCGGGCGCTGGCGGCCCGTGGCTATGTGACGGTCATCGCCGACTATCGGCTGGTGCCCGACGTTGTGTATCCCGACTTTGTCGCCGACAACGGGTTGGCCGTTCAATGGGTCACCGACACGATCGGGAGCTATGGTGGCGATCCGGGCCGAATGGTTCTCATGGGGCATTCGGCGGGCGCTTATAATGTCACGATGCTGGCGCTCGATCCCAAGTTCGGGGTCGATCTGTCAAATGTCAGGGCCATAGTGGGGCTGTCCGGGCCGTACGATTTTTATCCCTTCGACGTGTCGCAATCGCAGAACGCGTTCGGCGATTTTCCACAGCCCGAGCAAACCCAGCCGGTCAACCTTGTGTCGCGAGATCTGCCGCCGGTTTTTCTGGGGCACGGGGACAAGGACGAGACGGTTTTTCTGCGCAATTCGGTGACACTGGCCGAAGAGATGACCGAGTCCGGTATCGATGTGTCACTCCAAATCTATGAGGGCGCCAATCACGCCGATACGCTGGTCTCAATGGCGATGCCACTGCGCTGGCGATATCGGGTGCTTGATGATGTGCTGGCGTTTCTCGACGCCAACGCCGTCTCGGGCCCGATTTCCTAGCGTTTGAGGAAGCGCTCCAGGCGCTCAAGTCCCACAGCGATCTTGTCGGGCCCGGCGGCAAAGCACCAGCGCAGCCAGCCCTCCCCCTCCGGCCCGAAGGCGCTGCCGGGCGCCAGACCCAGGCCATAATCGGCGACGAGGGTTTTGGCCGTCGCCATGTCGTCGGGTTCGCCGTCGATGCGGAAAAAGGCGTACATGGCGCCATCCGCCTCGGGGATTTCGATGCGGCCCATATGCGAAAGGCCATCGAGCAAGGCGCTGCGCGATGCGGCCAGGCCGGACCTGAGCGCGGCGACCGTTTGTTCTCCTCTCGGGTCGGTCAGCGCGGCAAGGCCGCCCCTCTGGATGAAGGATGGGGCACAGGAGGTATTGTATTCAATGACTTTGGGGACGTCGGACATCATAGCCTGGGGCAAGGTCAGCCAGCCCAATCGCCAGCCGGTCATGCGCCAGGACTTGGAAAAGGAATTGACGCGGACGATGCGGTCGTCGGGCTCGGCGTGCCGGAGCATAGACGGCGCTGCGTCGCTGCCGTCAAATATCAGCCGTTCGTAAACCTCGTCGGTGAGGACCCAGATCCCGTGCTTGCGGCAATGCTCGAGGATGGTTTTCTGCGCCTCCCGATCAAGGGTGAACCCGGTTGGATTGTTGGGCGCATTGATGATCACCATCCGTGTTTGGGGGGTGAGCGTATCGAGCAGGCGCTCGATATCCAGAGACCATTTTCCATCTGCAACGCTCAAGGGAAAGCGGACGATTTCGGCACCCAGAAGCCGTGGGGCTTCGGCGATATTGGGCCAGATGGGAGTGATGACAACGACCCTGTCCCCGGGCGAGACGATGAGCTGGTTTGCGATCATCAGGGCCGACACGCCCGAACCGGTAATGGCGATCTGTTCGGGGCTGGAAGGTATGGCTTGCAGCCTGCTTTCATAGCCGGCAACGGCCTCGCGCAGTTCTGGAAGGCCAAGATTGTGAACATAGAAGGTCTCGCCATCGGCCAGCGCCTTCTGTGCCGCCTCGCGGATGAAGGGCGGCGTGACCTCGTCGCCTTCGCCGAACCAGAAGGGTGCGATGTCGGTCCGGCCCATGCCGGCGTTGGCGATATCGCGGATACGCGAGGATGAGAGGGCCGAAACCTGCGGTCGGGCAGTGGCGGACATGGTGGTCTTTCGCTCAGGTGTTGGTTTGACGGCGGGCACCGATGATGGTGGCGGCGACGACGCCGATGGCAACGATTGCAATGATGATGGTGGCCAGTGCGTTGACGTCAGGAGAGACGCCGAGGCGGATTTTCGAGAAAATCACCATGGGCAGGGTGGATGACCCGGGCCCTGAAACGAAACTGGCGATTACCAGATCGTCGAGCGATAGCGTGAAGGCCAGGAGCCACCCCGAAATCAGCGCGGGCGCGATGATGGGCAGGGTGATGTCAAAGAAAACCCGTAAGGGTGTGGCGCCCAGATCCATTGCCGCTTCGTCGAGCGAGCGGTCCATGTCCACGAGGCGTGAGCGCACGACCACGGTGACATAGGCCATGCAGAATGTTGAGTGGGCAATGGTGATTGTCGTAAAGCCCCTTCCGCCCGGCCAGCCAATCAGGGCTTCCATGGAAACGAACAACAGCAGGGCCGAAAGCCCGGTTATGACTTCAGGCATGACAAGGGGCGCTGAGACCATGCCGGTGAGCGCCGTCTTGCCGCGGAACTTGCCGAGCCGGGTGAGGGCGATGCCGGCCAGCGTGCCGAGCACCGTGGCGATGGTGGCGCTGACGGCAGCGATCTGCAGGCTCAAGAGCCCGGCCGCGACAACCTGGGAATCGCCAAACAGCGAGGCGTACCAGCGCAGGGAAAATCCCGTCCATACCGTCACCAGCCGGCTTTCGTTGAACGAGAAGACAACCAGCGAAACGATGGGCGCGTAGAGGAACACAAAGCCGATAACCGCCATAATCGTGGTGAAATATCCGCGCTTCATGCGTCCTTCTCCACCACGGCATTTTGAGCACGGCTCAAGAGCATGATCGGGACCACGAGGATGACCAGCATGACGATGGCGACGGCCGAGGCCACGGGCCAGTCGCGATTGGCGAAAAACTCGTCCCAAAGCACACGGCCGATCATCAGCGTATCGGCGCCGCCCAAGAGCGAGGGAATGACGAATTCGCCGATGGCAGGAATAAAGACCAGCATGGAACCGGCAATCACGCCGGGCATGGAAAGTGGAAGCGTGACCGTCAAAAACGTCATAAAGGGCCGCGCGCCCAGATCGGCCGAGGCTTCGATCAGGCTCTGATCGAGTTTGACCAGAGCCGTATAGATCGGGAGGATCATGAAGGGCAGGTAGGTATAGACGATGCCCACAAAGACAGCGCCTTCGGTCTGGAGCATGGTGATCGGTTCATCGATGATGCCGAGCCCGACCAGCGCGTTGTTGATGATGCCGTTGCGGCCCAGAAATCCCATCCACGCATAGACCCGCAAGAGGAACGACGTCCAGAAGGGCAGGATGACCAGCATGAGCAGCAGGTTGCGGTATTTGTCGTCGGAGCGTGCAATGAACCATGCCATGGGGTAGGCAAGGACCAGCGAAATGGCTGTCGAGATTGCGGCGATGCGCACCGAGTTGATGTAGGCGTTGGCGTAGAGCGCGTCCTGGAGAATGAACAGAAAGTTCGAAAAATGCAGGGTGATCGAAAGCGACCCGTCGGCGCCCCAGATGAACATCGGCAGATAGGGCGGCTGGCCCAGTGCAAAAGCGCTGAGCGCGATCTTGAAGACCACCAGGAGCGGAATGAGGAAGAATACCGCCAGCCACAGCGTCGGCGCGATAATCACTGCGGAGCGTCCGGAAATGCCCAGCCGGTACAGGCCGTTGGCAATGAAGGTCCACGCCCTGCGCCGGGGCTGCATTTCCCCCATGCTCACGAAGTCAGCACCGCGCCGGCATCAGCCTCCCAGGAGACGAATACCTTTTCGTCCCAGCTGATGGATTCGGGGGCGTAGCGGGAAGAATTGGTCTGAGAGACGTGGATGCGCTTGCCACTGTCGAGAACGATGCGGAAAACGCTCATATCGCCGAGATAGGCAACGTCTTCGACTAGCCCGTGGGTGATGTTTGCACCGCCTTCGGGGCGTTCACGCGAGAGCACCATCTTTTCAGGGCGGATGGCGTACCACAGGGTCTGCTCGGGAGCGCAATCGACGCCGTGCGACACATAAATATCGCAGCCGGCCTCGGCCGAGGAATCGATGCGGATATGGTCGTCCTCATCTTCGGTGACCACGCCTTCGAACATGTTGACCGAGCCCACAAACCCCGCGACGAAGCGGGTGTTGGGAAACTCATAGATTTCCTGAGGTTCGCCGATCTGGGCGATCTTGCCATCGTTCATGACACCGATGCGGGTCGAGAGCGTCATGGCCTCTTCCTGGTCGTGGGTGACCACAATAAACGTCACGCCGAGGCTTTCCTGGATCTTGACCAGTTCATACTGGGTCTCCTCGCGCAGCTTCTTGTCGAGCGCGCCGAGGGGTTCATCGAGCAGGAGCAGTTTGGGGCGCTTGGCCAGCGAGCGGGCCAGGGCGACGCGCTGACGCTGGCCGCCCGAGAGCTGGTGGGGCTTGCGTTTGGCGAAAGGCTCGAGCCGGGTGAGCTTCAAGAGCTCGGCCACGCGGTCGGAGATGTCGGAGCGTCCCATGCCCTGGCGCTTGAGGCCGTAGGCTATGTTGTTTTCGACGCTCATATGCGGAAAGAGCGCATAGGACTGGAACATCATGTTGATGGGGCGGTGATAGGGGGGCACGTTGGCCATGTCCTGACCATCGATCTCAATGGTGCCCGTGGTGATCGATTCAAAGCCGGCCAGCATGCGCAGAAGCGTCGATTTTCCCGATCCCGATCCGCCGAGCAGGCAGAACAGCTCGCCCTTGTAGATGTCGAGGGAGACGTCCTCGACGGCATAGACGTCGCCGAAGGTCTTGGTGACGTTGCGGATGCGCACAAACGGCTTGGCGCCCGCATCGCGCCAGGGGCGCGCATCAGCGGCGATTTGAGGCTTTTTCAAAAGAGGATTTCCCCATCCCCGAACAAGAAGAATTGGCAGGGCACCATAATGCGCCCTGCCATGCAAGATATCGTCGCTCAGACGCCGGTCTTGATGCGGGTCCAGGCGCGGGTCAGAAGCCGATCATATGAGGGCGAGCGGGCCTTGAGCGGGAAGAGATTGGCCATCACCTCTTCGGTCGGATAGATCGCCGGGTCATTGAGGACTTCCGGATCGACGAGTTCATCGGCCGCTGCGTTGGGATTGGCGTACCAGACGTAGTTGGTGATGTCGGCGGCGATCTGTGGCTCGAGGATGAAATTTATGAAGGCGTGAGCCGATTCGGGGTTCGGCGCATCGGCGGGAATGGCCATCATGTCGAACCAGATCGAGGCACCTTCCTCGGGAATGACGTAAGCGATTTCAACGCCTTGGTCGGCCTCGGCGGCGCGATCTGCGGCGATGAAGATGTCACCGGAATAGCCCACTGCCAGACAGATTTCGCCATTGGCGAGATCGGAGATGTACTGGGAGGAGTGGAAGGAGCGGATATGGGGGCGGATCGAGCCGATCAGCTGCTCGGCCGCTTCAAGGTCTTGGGGGTCTTCGGAGTTGGGATCGAGGCCGAGATAGTTGAGTGCGGCAGCGACCATTTCGACCGGTGCGTCGAGGACCGAGATGCCGCAATCGGCCAGCTGGGCGGCGATTTCGGGGTCAAAGAGCAGGTCCCAGCTTTGAAGCGGGCCGTCTTCGCCCAGACGCTCGGTGATGGCGCCGATGTTGTAGCCGATGCCGGTGGTGCCCCACATGTAGGGGACCGAATACTGGCTGCCGGGATCGTGCGCCTCGACGATTTCCATGATGGCGGGGTCGAGGTTTTCGATGTTGGGGATCATGGACTTGTCGAGCGGCTGGAACAGGCCGATGGGGATCTGGCGCTCGAGGAAAAAGCCCGAGGGAACAACGACATCGTAGCCCGATGAGCCAGCCAGAAGCCGGGCTTCGACGATTTCGTTGGAGTCGAAGACGTCGTAATTGGTGGCGATGGAGGTCTCGGTGGTGAACTTTTCGAGGGTGTCCTCGGCGATGTAGTCGGACCAGTTGTAGATGTTGACCGTCTGGTCCTGCGCAATGGCGGCGGTGGCCAGCAGGGAAGCGGTAAGGCTAAGGAAAATCAATGGCTTGTGCATGGTGACGGAGGTCCCTTTCGAAAAGAAAAAGAGATGGTGACAATGTCGTGCGACTGCTCCGGAGTTCGCTCTTGGCGGCGTCAACCACACGGCACTCCCTTCGCCGCTTCACCAATCGGATACGAGGATCAAACCCCGCGCGCGGACCCGACCGCTAGGCATAAAAAGGTCGATTTCCGCATTACAGGCAAGCGCGATCCCTGAAAAGCGAAATTGTGGGCAATGGACGTCTCAGGCACCGAAATCTTTCCATGCATGCATCGTGGGGTCAACAATTGGCGCAAAAGCTATGGACTTGAGCGTTCGGAGCCACAAGATTGCGAAACATTGACACCTTAATGACGGTGCATGAAAAAGCCCCCGCACCGGAAGCGATGCGGGGGCATAAAATGCCAATCGATTTGTCGCCTATTCGGCTTCGTTGGCTGGTTTGGCGTTGAGCTGGCCGTATTTTTCCACGCCGATCTTGTCGAGCAGATCGAGCTCGGTTTCCAAAAAGTCGGTATGGCCTTCCTCGTCGGTCAGCAGGTCTTCGAACAGGCGCTGGGTGACGTAGTCGCCGAGGTCGTTACACAGCTTGCGGCTCTCGCGATAGGAGGCGATGGCGTCAAGTTCGCCGGCCAGATCGGCCTCGAGCACTTCCTTGATGTTCTGGCCGATGCGCAAGGGCGCGACGCGCTGGAGGTTGGGATGACCCTCAAGGAAGATGATGCGGTCGATAAGCTTGTCGGCGTGGTGCATCTCCTCGATGGATTCGGCCCGCTCCTTTTCGGCCAGGCGCTTGAAGCCCCAGTCGCTGAGCAGACGGTAGTGAACCCAATACTGGTTGATGGCTCCCAGTTCGAGAAAGAGCGCTTCGTTAAGCCGCTCGATGATCTTTGCGTCGCCTTTCACTTTCACCTCCTTGGCGCGTGGATTTGCGCAGGGTTTTCATTTTCGACCTGACGTCTACCAGATTGGCGGCGTTCCCGGCCAGTTTGAGGTGATAAGTTTCGGTGACCTTCCCGATAATGTCCACAATGTTCGGCACGCAGCCGCAACATTGTCCGCGCTTGCCCAACTCGCGATAGATGTGAGCGGGCACCACGAGCTGCCAGGGGTCCTCGTCGAGAATGTCGACGACGATGTTTTCGATGTCGGTTGTCGATATCAGATTGCACTGGCAAACAAGCATGGCGAACGTATTGTGAGGTGAACACTCAGGTTTGACCCCCCATACATACGGCCTTAAAGGTGATTGTCAACGTCAGCTTTGGTCGCAGGGGTGAAAAATACCGTTCACTCCTGCGTGTCGTCGGGTGCCTTGGGGCGGTCCTTGTTCCAGGCGATGAAGAAAATATAGACCGCGTATGCGCCCAGCCCGCCAAACATCAGCGCCCAGCCGAAATTGCCGTGATAGATGTCGACCGCGGCAATGGTGGCCGGGATGGCGACCATGAGCACGCGGCGCCACATGGGGCGAAACCAGGGATGGTCGGCGTCATTGTTCATAAGGGCCTCCAGATGGGCGTTCCTGCGCCTTAACCTTCAGGGTTGAGATAGCGCCAAAGCGTCTCGGCGCGCCGGGCGGTTTCATCGAGCATGCAGCTTGCGTGCGCAATGGAGCGCATGGAGCCGTTGCCCCAGAAATCATACTCAAATCCGCAGCTCTGGTCACGATAGGCGATCCAGGTGCGTTGAGCCTGTTGAAGCGTGGTGAACAGGTCTGCGTCGAGGGTTTCCCCGAGCTTGGTGTAGCTGGTGTTGAGCCGGCTGTCCCACCAATCGGTTTCGCGTGCCGTGCATTGGACCATGCCGATGGTCGAATAGCCGCCCTCCTCGGTGTCCATGCACACATTCGATGCGGCGCCGATGCAATCGGTCTGTTTGCTCGAAGGATCGGAGAGGTCCGCCAGACATGCCGTCATCAGGTCGGCATCCGCAGTGGTGAAAGTGGTCGAGTCCTGAGCGGTGGCGGGCAGGGCGACGAGCATAAAAACGGCAATGGTCAGTGCCTTCATGGGATTGTCCTGTCAGTTCGTTGTCAGCAGATGTGGTGGGGACCCTAGTGCGGTGTTATGCGGGCGACCAGCCAGCGGGCGTTGGAAAAATATTCGCGGTGGAGCAGCAGCCCGACTGTGCCGATGGTGACGATGATGGCGAGCCAGCTCGAAACGAACCAGGCGACCATCGGAATGGCGAAATAATAGGACCGGATGCCGGAATTGAAACGCTGGGCGGCCATGGCGTTGATGCGGGCGACGGTTCTGATTTCCTCGGCCGGAGCGGGCTTTGTGTGATCGAACGCGCCGATCAGGATGCAGAAATGGTTGAACTGGCGCAGCGACAGGGTGAAGGCGAGAAACGCGTAAACGAACAGGAACAGCAAGACCACATTGTGCATCTGCAGGTCCAGCTCGGTATAGGCCGGGCCCAAGGTTATCGATGACAGCGCGGGCAGAAAGTCCTGCAACTGGCCGATGACGGTAAAGAGCGCCAGGATCAGGAGCGCGGTGGTCGAGGCAAAAAACGAGACCGAACTCATGATGTTGCCCGACAGGATGGCATCGAGCGGGGAATCGCGGCGGGCGGCCTGGGTGACCCAGTTGAAGCGCTGCTCGTTCATCAACGCCGACAGCGACGGGCGGCTTTGGTCCAGTAGGCGCGACGCAAAACCGTAGAAATAGAGCGCCAGAAGCGGAAGCATGGACGCGAAAAGCGCAAAGCCGTTTATCTGCACCAAATCATCACTCCCGTTGTCTTTTGGGCTGACGATAGCGTCTGTGTCGCGCTGTGGCGACAGCAAATCATCGCAAGGTTGGGTCAGGGGTTGATCCGGTGACATCGCCCCAGGAGGGGATGGTGCAAATTCCGGTGCGGTGTGACCGCGAGGTCCGTGGGCAACCATTTCCGCGGTGCCAGTTGCGAGGCAGCGGATCCCCGGGTCAAGCTCGAGGATGACGATGGGGGTGGGGTTTGCGGCGGGGATGGAGCCGAGAGGGGGCAAGCCTCATATGACAGTGGAGTGAAGACCGAGCCCGACCACCATCGCTGTCCCGGACGCGATCCGGGACCCAACAGCCTTGCCGGTGCTCCGGTGCCGGTGGCAAGGCACATGGACCCCGGC
Protein-coding regions in this window:
- a CDS encoding flavin reductase family protein, which translates into the protein MARYHSYDPAEGHGLPHDPIKAIIAPRPIGWVSSLDKNGHPNLAPYSFFNIFCSAPPILIFGSEGRKDSINNIEATGEFVYNLASRRQAEAMNISSGSFAPGVDEFNEAGLEKLASETVGSPRVGGAPASFECKLLEVKALVDLDGNRLERELVIGQVVRVHIDADYLTDGLFDIEKAGTIARCGYRGDYVEVTSVFEMLRPVVGR
- a CDS encoding alpha/beta hydrolase, which translates into the protein MDPFNLPTAVDGGVMKMGDGIAYAGGPRGKLDVYVQQNPKGNAPVVMFIYGGGWSRGERWEYDFVGRAFASRGFVTVIADYRLVPEVTYPAFLYDIAVAAKWVEDNIATFGGNPDKLFLAGHSAGAYNAVMLGLDPTFLREAGSTLKVRGIAGLAGPYDFYPFEFNEVREAFGYAPNPEGTQPVRLVTPAAPPMFLAAGNLDLIVKTDNTTALAAKLRENNVPVDERYYDGIGHMEIVTALGAMLRWRAPVLDDVVNFFSSLGALDA
- a CDS encoding alpha/beta hydrolase, which codes for MDFKTRALVWAGALMMGAISGLFGFANAFSPVGVFNALVPKDGGVTIERNIPFGVHPRQKLDIYRPTNDATGLPVIYFSYGGGWESGDKEEYSFVGRALAARGYVTVIADYRLVPDVVYPDFVADNGLAVQWVTDTIGSYGGDPGRMVLMGHSAGAYNVTMLALDPKFGVDLSNVRAIVGLSGPYDFYPFDVSQSQNAFGDFPQPEQTQPVNLVSRDLPPVFLGHGDKDETVFLRNSVTLAEEMTESGIDVSLQIYEGANHADTLVSMAMPLRWRYRVLDDVLAFLDANAVSGPIS
- a CDS encoding pyridoxal phosphate-dependent aminotransferase, producing the protein MSATARPQVSALSSSRIRDIANAGMGRTDIAPFWFGEGDEVTPPFIREAAQKALADGETFYVHNLGLPELREAVAGYESRLQAIPSSPEQIAITGSGVSALMIANQLIVSPGDRVVVITPIWPNIAEAPRLLGAEIVRFPLSVADGKWSLDIERLLDTLTPQTRMVIINAPNNPTGFTLDREAQKTILEHCRKHGIWVLTDEVYERLIFDGSDAAPSMLRHAEPDDRIVRVNSFSKSWRMTGWRLGWLTLPQAMMSDVPKVIEYNTSCAPSFIQRGGLAALTDPRGEQTVAALRSGLAASRSALLDGLSHMGRIEIPEADGAMYAFFRIDGEPDDMATAKTLVADYGLGLAPGSAFGPEGEGWLRWCFAAGPDKIAVGLERLERFLKR
- a CDS encoding ABC transporter permease subunit produces the protein MKRGYFTTIMAVIGFVFLYAPIVSLVVFSFNESRLVTVWTGFSLRWYASLFGDSQVVAAGLLSLQIAAVSATIATVLGTLAGIALTRLGKFRGKTALTGMVSAPLVMPEVITGLSALLLFVSMEALIGWPGGRGFTTITIAHSTFCMAYVTVVVRSRLVDMDRSLDEAAMDLGATPLRVFFDITLPIIAPALISGWLLAFTLSLDDLVIASFVSGPGSSTLPMVIFSKIRLGVSPDVNALATIIIAIVAIGVVAATIIGARRQTNT
- a CDS encoding ABC transporter permease subunit yields the protein MGEMQPRRRAWTFIANGLYRLGISGRSAVIIAPTLWLAVFFLIPLLVVFKIALSAFALGQPPYLPMFIWGADGSLSITLHFSNFLFILQDALYANAYINSVRIAAISTAISLVLAYPMAWFIARSDDKYRNLLLMLVILPFWTSFLLRVYAWMGFLGRNGIINNALVGLGIIDEPITMLQTEGAVFVGIVYTYLPFMILPIYTALVKLDQSLIEASADLGARPFMTFLTVTLPLSMPGVIAGSMLVFIPAIGEFVIPSLLGGADTLMIGRVLWDEFFANRDWPVASAVAIVMLVILVVPIMLLSRAQNAVVEKDA
- a CDS encoding ABC transporter ATP-binding protein, with product MKKPQIAADARPWRDAGAKPFVRIRNVTKTFGDVYAVEDVSLDIYKGELFCLLGGSGSGKSTLLRMLAGFESITTGTIEIDGQDMANVPPYHRPINMMFQSYALFPHMSVENNIAYGLKRQGMGRSDISDRVAELLKLTRLEPFAKRKPHQLSGGQRQRVALARSLAKRPKLLLLDEPLGALDKKLREETQYELVKIQESLGVTFIVVTHDQEEAMTLSTRIGVMNDGKIAQIGEPQEIYEFPNTRFVAGFVGSVNMFEGVVTEDEDDHIRIDSSAEAGCDIYVSHGVDCAPEQTLWYAIRPEKMVLSRERPEGGANITHGLVEDVAYLGDMSVFRIVLDSGKRIHVSQTNSSRYAPESISWDEKVFVSWEADAGAVLTS
- a CDS encoding polyamine ABC transporter substrate-binding protein; its protein translation is MHKPLIFLSLTASLLATAAIAQDQTVNIYNWSDYIAEDTLEKFTTETSIATNYDVFDSNEIVEARLLAGSSGYDVVVPSGFFLERQIPIGLFQPLDKSMIPNIENLDPAIMEIVEAHDPGSQYSVPYMWGTTGIGYNIGAITERLGEDGPLQSWDLLFDPEIAAQLADCGISVLDAPVEMVAAALNYLGLDPNSEDPQDLEAAEQLIGSIRPHIRSFHSSQYISDLANGEICLAVGYSGDIFIAADRAAEADQGVEIAYVIPEEGASIWFDMMAIPADAPNPESAHAFINFILEPQIAADITNYVWYANPNAAADELVDPEVLNDPAIYPTEEVMANLFPLKARSPSYDRLLTRAWTRIKTGV
- the bfr gene encoding bacterioferritin, with the protein product MKGDAKIIERLNEALFLELGAINQYWVHYRLLSDWGFKRLAEKERAESIEEMHHADKLIDRIIFLEGHPNLQRVAPLRIGQNIKEVLEADLAGELDAIASYRESRKLCNDLGDYVTQRLFEDLLTDEEGHTDFLETELDLLDKIGVEKYGQLNAKPANEAE
- a CDS encoding DUF3329 domain-containing protein, whose translation is MNNDADHPWFRPMWRRVLMVAIPATIAAVDIYHGNFGWALMFGGLGAYAVYIFFIAWNKDRPKAPDDTQE
- a CDS encoding lysozyme inhibitor LprI family protein — protein: MKALTIAVFMLVALPATAQDSTTFTTADADLMTACLADLSDPSSKQTDCIGAASNVCMDTEEGGYSTIGMVQCTARETDWWDSRLNTSYTKLGETLDADLFTTLQQAQRTWIAYRDQSCGFEYDFWGNGSMRSIAHASCMLDETARRAETLWRYLNPEG
- a CDS encoding DUF599 domain-containing protein, whose translation is MQINGFALFASMLPLLALYFYGFASRLLDQSRPSLSALMNEQRFNWVTQAARRDSPLDAILSGNIMSSVSFFASTTALLILALFTVIGQLQDFLPALSSITLGPAYTELDLQMHNVVLLFLFVYAFLAFTLSLRQFNHFCILIGAFDHTKPAPAEEIRTVARINAMAAQRFNSGIRSYYFAIPMVAWFVSSWLAIIVTIGTVGLLLHREYFSNARWLVARITPH